A DNA window from Solanum lycopersicum chromosome 3, SLM_r2.1 contains the following coding sequences:
- the LOC101255564 gene encoding eukaryotic translation initiation factor 5B-like, producing the protein MGRKKATEENSEPPKQGGGGGGKTKKKNRVIDDDEYSVQTEEPTLQEDTVLDDDERKKPAKQVGGGGVKSRKKNVVIDDDEYTIATEEPVILEEKVILGGQKKAKKGKKGASNYGGYLTRDSDQEDEGIAPFTGKLNKSKQGKTSAGVFSTAFDTIGDEESEEDEEPVLAGMGKTSGNSFSVALLDEEEEADTSVSKFDTETVEEDDAPELIFAGKKKSSKKKKKSAVTEANVKEEAESEQASPGVNPEEEANDNDKKKQQRDVPETSKNKTKKKKGGRTVQEDEDEIDKILAELGEEAAPVPSEEKVHAQLESKDNKSKKKKGGRMAQEEDDIDKILAEIGEGPPATSAPTPSLAQEVKGQLQPQLGDAAAEKEATEEGAMESAAAKKKKKKKEKEKEKKAAAAASSVEEKQEETKNDAKGKLADKKQSKQVREMQERLKKMKETEERKKREEEEKLRKEEEERRLQEELEKLAEEKKRLKKEREKEKLLKKKQEGKLLTGKQKEEARRLEAMRKQFLANGGTLPTGENKKETTKRPIYQTKKSKPQAQANGKMQEESIEISEVKEHHQEIVSEVDCVETEKVEDVDSTITEEKSEIADAEENEVEEEEEDDEEWDAKSWDDADLKLPGKSAFEDEEVDSELQPITKKEIKVVSSAVHGAAILPVASKSVIPIQKTAATVPGVLKNDRSRKGEPEARGAEQNKQKDSPEEPGAPNQDEDNLRSPICCIMGHVDTGKTKLLDCIRGTNVQEGEAGGITQQIGATYFPAENIRERTKELKADAKLKVPGLLVIDTPGHESFTNLRSRGSGLCDIAILVVDIMHGLEPQTIESLNLLKMRNTEFIVALNKVDRLYGWKVCKNAPIVKAMKQQSKDVQFEFNTRLTQIVTQFKEQGINTELYYKNKEMGKDTFSIVPTSAISGEGIPDMLLLLVQWTQKTMIERLTYSNEVQCTVLEVKVVEGHGTTIDVVLVNGVLHEGDQIVVCGMQGPIVTSIRALLTPHPMKELRVKGTYLHHKKIKAAQGIKITAQGFEHAIAGTSLYVVGPDDDVEDIKEAAMEDMKSVMSRIDKSGEGVYVQASTLGSLEALLEFLKTPEVSIPVSGIGIGPVHKKDVMKASVMLEKKKEYATILAFDVKVTQEARELSDELGVKVFMADIIYHLFDQFKAYIDTIKEEKKKEVAEEAVFPCVLKIVPNCVFNKKDPIVLGVDVLEGIVRIGSPICIPQKEFIDIGRIASIENNHKPVDSAKKGQRVAIKIVGSNPEEQQKMFGRHFEMEDELVSKISRRSIDILKANFRKDLSVEDWRLVMKLKTLFKIQ; encoded by the exons ATGGGGAGAAAGAAGGCAACAGAAGAGAATTCTGAACCTCCCAAGCAGGGCGGCGGTGGAGGAGGGAAGACTAAGAAGAAGAATAGGGTGATTGATGACGATGAGTACTCTGTCCAGACTGAAGAACCTACACTTCAGGAAGATACAGTACTTGATGATGATGAGAGAAAGAAGCCAGCCAAGCAGGTTGGTGGTGGTGGAGTCAAGTCAAGGAAGAAGAATGTGgtaattgatgatgatgaatacaCTATTGCGACAGAGGAACCTGTTATTCTGGAAGAAAAAGTAATACTTGGTGGACAGAAAAAAGCTAAAAAGGGGAAGAAGGGTGCCTCTAATTATGGAGGGTATTTAACAAGGGATAGTGATCAAGAGGATGAAGGCATTGCCCCCTTCActgggaaactgaacaagtcaaAGCAGGGAAAAACCAGTGCTGGTGTGTTTTCTACAGCTTTTGATACAATTGGTGATGAAGAGTCCGAGGAAGATGAAGAACCAGTCCTTGCTGGTATGGGGAAGACTAGTGGCAATTCATTTAGTGTGGCTCTTCTTGACGAAGAAGAGGAGGCAGATACTTCTGTTTCTAAGTTTGACACAGAAACAGTTGAAGAGGATGATGCGCCAGAACTTATATTTGCAGGTAAAAAGAAGTCatctaagaagaagaaaaaaagtgcTGTCACTGAAGCAAATGTTAAGGAAGAAGCTGAATCAGAACAAGCTAGCCCAGGGGTTAACCCTGAAGAAGAAGCTAATgataatgacaaaaaaaaacagCAAAGAGATGTACCAGAAACTTCTAAGAATAAAACCAAGAAGAAAAAGGGTGGTCGTACAGTTCAAGAAGATGAGGATGAGATTGACAAGATTCTAGCAGAACTTGGTGAAGAAGCTGCTCCTGTACCGTCTGAAGAGAAAGTACATGCTCAGCTGGagtcaaaagataataaatctaAGAAGAAAAAGGGTGGCAGAATGGCTCAAGAGGAGGATGACATTGACAAAATTCTGGCAGAAATTGGTGAAGGGCCACCAGCTACATCTGCACCTACTCCTTCTCTTGCACAAGAAGTGAAAGGCCAATTGCAGCCTCAACTAGGTGATGCTGCTGCTGAGAAGGAGGCAACTGAAGAAGGAGCTATGGAGTCTGCTgctgcaaagaagaagaaaaagaagaaggagaaggaaaaagaaaaaaaggcaGCTGCTGCTGCCTCTAGTGTAGAGGAAAAGcaggaagaaacaaaaaatgacGCAAAAGGAAAATTGGCTGATAAGAAACAGTCAAAGCAGGTTAGGGAGATGCAAGAGAGACTCAAAAAGATGAAGGAAACTGAAGAAAGGAAGAAGAGGGAAGAGGAGGAGAAGTTAAGGAAGGAAGAAGAGGAACGGCGTCTTCAGGAAGAGCTAGAAAAACTTGCAGAAGAGAAGAAACGTTTgaaaaaggagagagaaaagGAAAAGCTTTTGAAGAAGAAACAAGAGGGGAAACTGCTTACAGGAAAGCAAAAGGAAGAAGCTCGAAGATTAGAAGCAATGAGGAAACAATTTCTTGCTAATGGTGGGACACTCCCCACTGGGGAGAATAAGAAAGAGACAACCAAACGGCCAATTTATCAAACGAAGAAGTCAAAACCACAAGCTCAGGCTAATGGCAAAATGCAGGAAGAGTCGATTGAAATATCAGAAGTTAAAGAACATCATCAGGAGATTGTGTCAGAGGTTGATTGTGTGGAAACTGAGAAAGTTGAGGATGTGGATTCGACAATTACAGAGGAAAAGTCAGAAATAGCTGATGCTGAAgaaaatgaagttgaagaagaagaggaagatgatgaagaatggGATGCAAAAAGTTGGGATGATGCTGATCTGAAACTGCCTGGTAAGAGTGCTTTTGAAGACGAGGAGGTAGATTCAGAACTGCAGCCTATAACTAAGAAAGAGATTAAGGTTGTAAGTTCAGCTGTTCATGGTGCAGCGATTCTGCCTGTTGCTTCCAAGTCGGTGATTCCGATTCAAAAAACTGCTGCAACTGTACCAGGTGTACTGAAGAATGACCGAAGTAGGAAGGGTGAGCCTGAGGCTAGGGGTGCAGAGCAAAATAAGCAGAAAGACAGTCCCGAAGAACCTGGTGCTCCTAACCAGGATGAAGACAATCTCCGGTCTCCTATTTGCTGTATTATGGGGCATGTTGATACTGGTAAAACCAAGCTACTTGATTGCATACGAGGTACCAATGTTCAAGAAGGTGAAGCTGGAGGGATTACTCAGCAGATAGGTGCAACTTACTTTCCTGCTGAGAATATACGTGAGAGAACTAAGGAGCTCAAAGCTGATGCGAAGCTGAAGGTCCCTGGTTTGTTGGTCATCGACACTCCTGGACATGAATCTTTCACGAATCTGCGTTCTCGAGGTTCAGGCTTATGTGATATTGCAATTTTGGTTGTTGACATCATGCATGGGCTAGAACCACAGACCATAGAGTCACTTAATCTTCTTAAGATGAGGAATACAGAATTTATTGTTGCTCTGAATAAG GTGGATAGGCTTTATGGATGGAAAGTTTGCAAGAATGCTCCCATTGTGAAGGCGATGAAGCAACAGTCCAAAGATGttcaatttgaatttaataCAAGGCTTACTCAG ATTGTTACCCAGTTCAAGGAACAAGGTATTAATACAGAATTGtactataaaaataaagaaatgggAAAGGACACCTTCAGTATTGTACCAACTAGTGCTATTAG CGGAGAAGGTATTCCTGACATGCTGTTGTTACTTGTTCAATGGACACAAAAGACAATGATTGAAAGACTTACTTACAGCAATGAAGTGCAG TGCACGGTGTTGGAGGTTAAGGTTGTTGAAGGGCATGGAACGACTATTGACGTGGTTTTGGTTAATGGTGTCCTTCATGAAGGAGATCAAATCGTCGTTTGTGGCATGCAG GGACCGATTGTTACCTCCATCCGAGCTCTACTAACGCCTCACCCCATGAAGGAACTCCGAGTAAAG ggaACATATTTGCATCATAAGAAAATCAAGGCTGCCCAGGGTATAAAGATAACCGCCCAG GGCTTTGAGCATGCAATTGCTGGTACTAGTCTATATGTTGTGGGGCCTGATGATGATGTGGAAGACATCAAAGAAGCAGCTATGGAAGATATGAAGTCAGTGATGAGCAGGATCGACAAAAGTGGAGAGGGAGTATATGTTCAAGCATCTACACTTGGATCATTAGAAGCTTtgcttgaatttttgaagacCCCAGAAGTAAGCATACCTGTCAGTGGGATTGGCATAGGTCCCGTGCATAAAAAGGATGTCATGAAAGCTAGTGTTATGcttgagaagaagaaagagtATGCAACCATCTTGGCCTTTGATGTTAAAGTGACACAGGAAGCTCGGGAACTTTCAGATGAACTTGGTGTCAAGGTTTTTATGGCTGATATTATATAtcacttatttgatcagtttaAAGCTTACATTGACACtatcaaggaagaaaaaaagaaggaagtTGCTGAAGAAGCAGTCTTCCCCTGTGTGCTCAAGATCGTACCGAATTGTGTCTTCAACAAGAAGGATCCAATTGTTCTGGGAGTTGATGTTCTTGAGGGCATTGTCAGG ATTGGATCTCCTATATGTATTCCTCAAAAGGAGTTCATTGATATTGGTCGTATTGCATCAATTGAGAACAACCATAAGCCTGTTGACTCTGCAAAGAAAGGCCAACGGGTGGCCATTAAG ATAGTTGGATCTAACCCTGAGGAGCAACAAAAGATGTTTGGTAGGCATTTTGAAATGGAAGATGAGCTTGTCAGCAAAATTTCAAGGAGGTCTATTGACATACTCAAGGCCAATTTCCGG AAAGACCTCTCAGTTGAGGATTGGAGACTTGTCATGAAACTGAAGACCCTCTTTAAGATACAATGA